Genomic DNA from Halomonas sp. BDJS001:
CTGTATCAGAACATGCGTCAGCCCGGCGCTCAAAACAATATTCAGGATCGGCTGCCGTCCGGTATGCAGGTAGGTACTGGCGTACGTGCCGTGGCCACTGAGCGTCTGCATACCCAGGGTGGGCTAGAGCAGACTGAAAACTCACGCGATTTGGCGATTAACGGCGAAGGCTTCTTTCAGGTATTAATGCCAGACGGTACGACGGCTTACACCCGCGACGGTAGTTTTCAGCTCAATGAGAATGGCCAAATGGTAACCGCCAATGGATACCCCGTTGAGCCTGCCATTTTCTTACCACCCAACGCGCTGTCGGTAAATGTGGGTGAAGATGGCACGGTGAGTGTACGCCAGCCGGGCGTTGCGATAGATAATGAGGTGGGACAGATCAGCGTCAGCACCTTTATTAACCCAGCAGGCTTACAAAGTATTGGTGGCAATCTCTATCTGGAGACGGGAGCCTCAGGTGCACCCAATGAGAATATGCCGGGTATGAATGGTGCAGGCCGCCTGTTCCAAGGCTATGTCGAAACATCCAACGTCAACGTTGTTGAAGAGATGGTCAATATGATTCAGACCCAGCGTGCCTATGAAATCAATAGTAAGGCGGTGTCCACCAGCGATGAAATGTTGGCACGCTTAAGCCAGCTGTAACGGTTGTTACTTACCGGGCTTAATTTTTATAGGTTGCGTTATGCTGGAGTTGCACCACATGTCACGTCGTATTGCGCTAGCGGGGCTGGTGCTTTTAATGCTTGTTGTTGCCGGGTGCGCTCAGATTCCCAGAGCATCGGTTGTAGGTGAACAAGAGCAGATCAGCATTGTTGATCGCCCGCCTCCCATCCCCAATGGCTCTATTTATCAAGCTAGGCAAGGTTATCAGCCGCTCTTTGAAGATCGCAGGCCGCGTGCCATTGGCGATATTCTGACCATTGTGCTGGATGAAGAAGTCAGTGCCAGTAAAAACTCGCAATCCAATGCGGGGCGCAGCGGCAGCGCCAGTCTGGAACTAGCACAGCTGCCTGATGTTCTGGATACGCTTGCAGAGTATGGCTTTGATGTTTCAGGTGAGAACGACTTCACCGGTAGTGGTGGTTCGCAGGCCAATAACTCCTTTACCGGTACCATTACGGTATCAGTATTGGAGGTGATGAATAACGGCAACCTACGCGTGCGTGGAGAAAAGCAAATTGCCATTAATCAGGGCACCGAGTTCATACGTTTTTCTGGTGTAGTTAACCCTCGTACGATTACCGCCCAGAACTCAGTCCCTTCCACACAGGTGGCGGATGCGCGTATTGAGTATGTGGGTGACGGTTATATTAACGAAGCGCAGCACATGGGCTGGTTACAACGTTTCTTCTTAAACGTCTCACCCTTCTAACGTTAGGGGAAGCTACTAATGGCAGAGCTGCCAATGACGGGTCACCCAATGAAAGAGCGCCAGTGCGCTATAGCGATGCGGTTTAATCGTTTGTGGGTAAATGGTTGTCGAACAATGAGTGCTTGGGCTGTCCAACTGGGCGCCATAGTGCTAATGGCTCTATTCTCATTACCCACCCAGGCGGAAAGCGTTCGTGAATTGGCAAGCTTTGCCGGTGTCCGCGATAACCAACTGGTAGGCTACGGTCTAGTGGTTGGTCTGGACAGTACCGGTGACCAAACGACCCAAGCACCGTTTACTAGCCAAAGCCTGACCAACATGCTCTCTCAACTGGGAGTAACCGTCCCATCTGGTACGAACTTACAATTACGCAATGTGGCAGCGGTGATGGTGACAGCTGACCTACCGCCGTTCTCAAGACCGGGGCAGCGCTTAGATATAGTGGTTTCTTCTATTGCCAACGCACGCAGCCTGCGTGGTGGCACACTTCTAATGACTCCTTTAAAAGGTGCTGATGGTGATACCTATGCCATTGCCCAGGGCAACATGCTGGTAGGTGGCGCTGGCGCACAAGCGGGAGGCAGCAGTGTTCAGATCAACCAGCAGGCATCAGGACGCATCCCCAATGGTGCGCTGGTTGAAAGAGAAGTGCCGCTTAACCTTGGGGGTAACGGCGGGATGCTTGAATTACAGCTCAACGACTCTGACTTTGGCACCGTTCAGCGTATGGTAACGGCGATTAATAACGAGTTTGGCCAGTCGGTAGCCTATGCACGTAATGGTCGGGTAATCGCTCTGGATGGACCTAATGATGAAAATGCCAGGGTCAATTTTATGGCCCGTGTTGAGAATGTTCAGGTAACGCCTACGGAAGCGCCAGCCCGTGTTGTGCTGAATTCACGTACCGGGTCGGTAGTAATGAACAGCGCCGTCACGTTACGAGAGGCGGCGGTAGCCCATGGCAGCTTGTCAATCATGATTGATACCCAGTTTGGCGTTAGCCAACCTAACCCCTTTGGCGAGGGCGAGACGGTTGTCGTTCCCGACTCGGATATCGACATTGAGCAGCAAGAGGCTTATCTACAGATCGTAGAGGGCGCGCAGCTCAATGAAGTAGTCAATGCTTTGAATGCCTTAGGCGCGACCCCCCAAGACTTGATGTCGATTCTGGAAGCATTAAAAGCGTCGGGTTCACTGCGTGCTGAGCTAGAGGTGATTTAATGAGTGCGAGTGATATGACCAGTCAATTCGCTCTGGATATGAATGGTTTCCAGCGCCTTCAGCACACCGCACGCGTCGACCCTGAGGCGGGTGTGAATGGCGCAGCCCAGCAGTTTGAGGCGCTTTTTATTCAGATGATGATGAAAAGTATGCGCGATGCCACGCCCAGTTCAGGGCTGATGAACAGCAGCGCGACGGATACCTATCAATCAATGCTGGATCAACAGTGGTCACAGGTAATGGCTTCGCGTGGTATGGGCCTTGCTGATGTTTTGGTTGAGCAGTTGGAGCGCCAAGGTGCCATCTCTAAAGCGCAGCCAAATGCCGATCAAGAGCTACAAGCATTAATCGCTGGTATCCCCCGTGGCACCCCACGTACGCTTGACGATTCATATACGGTGAATGCTGGAACGGTCGAAGCTTCTAATGCGCAAGGTAAGGGGCAATTCCTAGCCGAGCTAGAGGCTATTCGACAAGGCGTGGAGCGGGGAGGTGTCGTCGAGAACCCTTCGCTAACCCAGCGAGAGCAGCATGGGGGCGGCCATATCGGTCAATTTATGCAAACGCTGGCAGCCCCTGCCCAGGCGGCCAGTGCGACTACCGGCGTGCCTGCTGAATTAATCCTTGCTCAGGCAGCGTTGGAAACAGGCTGGGGGCGGCACGAAATTACTACTCGTAATGGCAACAATAGTCACAACCTGTTTGGTATCAAAGCCGGCAGTCATTGGCAGGGCGAAACCACTGATATTGTGACTCACGAATATATCAATGGACGTCGCACGCAGGTTGTCGATACCTTCCGCGTTTACGATTCGTTCGAACACGCCTTTACGGACTATGCCAGCTTAATTGGCAACAATCCGCGTTATGCCGGTGTGGTGCAGGCCCCTACCGCTGAACAGGCGGCGAGAGAGCTGCAGCGCGGGGGGTATGCGACTGATCCACGCTATGCTGACAAACTGGTAGCGGTCATGAATACCATGGGCCCACTTAACGCAGCCGGCAGCTTGCTAGCCGATTCTCGCTAATCCTATCCTCAAGTTTTTCTGCGCAGTGCCGATACTTAAAAAATAGATAGGTATCGGCCTAAGGAATTGAACCATGAGCATGTTTTCGATCGGCTTAAGCGGCCTCAATGCGGCGCAGAATGCCCTGAATACAAGCAGTAATAACATTAGTAATATCTTTACCCCAGGTTATAACCGTGAATTGGCTCAGTTGGGTGAAGGTCGCGTAGGTGGTGGGGTTCGTGTCAATGATATCGAGCGCCAGTTCAATACGTATGTTGCTGAGCAATTAAATAGCGCCAAAACCCAGTCAAGTGCTTTAAACACTTACTATGGCCAGGTTACCCAAATCGATAACCTGTTAGCTGATCGTGCGGCAGGCCTAGCCCCTCTGATGCAAGGGTTCTTCTCATCGCTAGAAGACCTGGCAGCCTCGCCCTCTGATCCAGCGGCTAGACAGGGCGTGCTTGGCCAAGCCAATACACTAAGTTCACAGTTCCGCTCCTTTGATGGCTACCTGCAAGATATGCAGGGCAATATTAATGGCCAGATCAAGGATGAGATTACCCAGATTAATAACACCACCGAACAGATCGCTGGCTTAAATAAAGAGATTGCTTTGGCGCGTGCGCGCAGTGGCGAGGCGCCCAATAGCCTGCTCAACCAGCGTGATCAATTGGTATCAGAGCTTAATGAGCGCATGGATTTGCGCCTGAATATTCAGGATGGCAAAACCTACAATATTAGCCTGCCCAATGGTCAGCCGCTGGTAACAGGCACTGATTCATTCCAGCTTGAAGCAGTACAAGCCGATTATGACCCTCAGCGAACGGTGGTGGGGTATCGGGATGGTGGTGGTAACGTCGTTCAGCTAGATGAGTCCACGATCAAAGGCGGAGCATTGGGGGGCTTAATGACCTTCCGTTCAGAAACCTTAGATAAGACACAGAACCAAATTGGCCAATTGTCTGTGTCATTGGCGATGGCCTTTAATGAGCAGCATAAGTTAGGCGTGGATCTTAACGGTGACCAGGGCGAAGAGTTCTTTGCAGTGCGCGCCCCACAAACCTATGCTGATAATGGTAATAGCTTGCCCGCCGTCACCATTACTAGCGCTGAATTTGACCCTGACCAGATTGATGCCCTTAGAGCGACTGATTATACCGTCCGTTTTGAGGCTGGTGAGCCCGTGGTGACCCGTAAAGATAACGGCCAGGTTGTCGATTTCGATCAAGCCGCCTGGAATGACGATGAAGAATTAAATTTTGGTGGAGTCAGCATTCAGTTCAGCGGTGTGCCGCAAGATGGCGATAGCTTTGAAGTTCAACCGGTTCGGCGAGCTGCCAATGGAATGGACGTGAATATTGCTGATGTAGACAAAATTGCGGCGAGTAGCTTGGTTGAAAGAGGAGGTGATTTAGAGATTGGTCAGCTATCTGCGGCAAGCGGTGCTTTCTCTGCCAATGAAGATTATGAGCTGGAAGTCGATGAAAATGGGACGCTGACTGTTACTCCCGCAACGGCGATTTCGGTAAATGGTGAACCCTTTAATCCGGCTACAGATGAATTGGAAGAAGGCGATCGGGTCACTTTTGACGGCCTTAGTTTCACTCTGAATACGCTTCCCGACGCTGGTGATATTGCCACTCTAAGTCTCAGCCGGAGTGACGCTAACTCGGGTGATAACCGCAATGCTCTGGCGCTACAAAACTTGCAAGCCGAATCAATTGTTGGCGGTAGGGCAACGGTCACCGGTGCATATGCATCCATCGTTAGTGATGTTGGCAACAGAACCAATATCACAGAAGTGAATTTGGACGCCCGTCAGGGCTTGACCGATCAATTACGTGCCGTACAGCAATCTGAGTCAGGGGTTAATCTAGACGAAGAAGCCGCTAACTTGATTCGCTATCAACAGTACTATCAGGCCAATGCGCGTGTGATTGACACCGCTGGTACGCTGATGGACACCATCTTGAACCTGCGCGGTTAATTCGGGAGCTTAAGTGATGCGTATTAGTACCGTTACCATGTTCGAGCAGAGCACGGCGTCCATGAACCGTCAGCAGAGCGACCTGATGAGGGTGAGTCAGCAGATCGCCAGTGGCCGCCGCGTGGTTAATCCATCCGACGACCCACAGGCCGCCTCGCGGGCGATTGGTGTTGATCAGGCAAAAGCGGTGACTGAGCAGTTTTCAGATTCACGCGTATCTGCCCGTAATTCGCTGTCGCAGACGGAAAGCATTATTAACAGCGTCAGTGATGCGATAACCAGTGCCAAAGGATTGTTGATTCAGGCGTCTAGCGACACGCTAACTAACGAAAACCGCGAGTCCATTGCTAGCGAGCTTAAAGGCGTTTATGAGACTCTGATAGGCCAAGCGAATTCTACCGATGGTAATGGTCGCTATTTGTTTGGTGGCTATAAAGATAGCCAACCCCCTTTCGCCAAAGATGGTAATGGCAGTGTGCAATATAAGGGCGATAGTAATGTACGCGAGCAACGTGTTGACGCCACACGTTTAATGCCAGTCGCCGACAACGGCGAGACTATATTTAAAAGTGTTCCCAGCGGTGCTGGATACGTGGTAGAAGCAAAGCAAAAAAGTGGCGATCTCAATGAAGGCGATGTGACATTTCGTGGGCCGCAAATAAACAATGTAAATGATGCTAATTACGGAACAGACTTCCGCATCACCTTTACGAGTGACAGTGAATTTAATGTCGAAACATTCGATGGTAATGACTGGGTACTTGCTGATCCCGCTGATCCAACTCTAACAGGTGTGGAGTACACGGGGAATCAAGATGGCACCGCCCAGCAAGTAAGCTTTGGCGGGGTTTCGGTCAACCTAGAAGGAACGCCAGCTGCGGATGATTCAATCCTGGTGGCGCAAGCTGATGGCGAGCAGCGTAAACCTGATCTTTTCCGAACCATGGAAGAAGCTATTCGCGTATTAGAAAGCCCTGCTGATAATGCCACCAAAAAAGCCGAGATGCGCAATACTCTTAACACTGCCATGCGCGATCTGGACAATAGTTTAGATAATGTTCTGACCGTGCGTGCTTCTGCAGGGGCGCGTTTGAATGAGCTTGATGTAATCGATGCCGTAGGCAGTAACCGAATGCTCAATTACGATCAAACGTTATCGGATTTAGTCGATCTGGATTACGCCGAAGCAATTTCTGAGTATAGTTTGCGACAAATTGGTATGCAGGCGGCACAAAAAGCTTTTGTAGACATTAAAGGCTTATCGCTATTTAACTATATGTAACGGCTTTGCTACGTGCCTAACGCTTCAATGGCGTAAGTAGCCTCCTCAACTCTAACGATCCCTGTGTTTTTGTGAAACGTCGTTCACGAAAACATGGGGATATTTAGTTTAAAGGTGCCATCGTTTCGATTAGTCCCTGCATAAAACTCAACCCTTGGGTAAATAACCGCTGTAAAAAGCGATTAATGTCGGTCATGAGTACCATCATCAGTATAAGACCCACGATGAGAGAGGTAGGGAAGCCGATATTGAACACCGTAAGCTGCGGAGCCGAACGGTTGAGTATTCCGAGGGCTAGGTTGATGGTCAGCAGGGAGCCCACCAGCGGTAACGCCAGTAGCATCCCCGAGGCAAAGATTGTTCCTGCGTACCGGGCGAGTAACTCAAAAGCACCCGGGTTAAAGGTTCCAATGCCAATGGGCAGCGTTTGGAAGCTCATGATCAGGGTTTCAAGCACCATCAGATGGCCATTCAGCGCCAAAAACATGAGCAGCGTTATCATATAGAGGATACGTGATAGCACCATGATATTGGTACCACTCGATGTATCGAAAAAGCTCGCAAATGCTAAGCCCATTTGCAGGCCGATAAAGTCCCCTGCGGCTTGAACGACCGCGAACATGATATGCATGACGAGACCCATCGCTAAGCCGATAAGGATCTGTTCGATCATAACCCCTATCCCAGCCCATGACATGATGGCAATATCAGGCATGGCCGGTAAAATCGGTGCAATGACAATGGAAATTAGGGCAGCCAGACCGACTTTGGCCTGATTAGGTACACTGGAGTGGCCCCATAGAGGTGACGCCGCCATAAAAGCAGTAATGCGCGCAAACGGCCATAAAAAAGCCACTAACCACCCCTGCAGTTGTGCGAAAGTGACTTCCACCATAGCGCTACATCACCATACTGGGGATGTTGGTAAATAGGCGGTGGGTAAAGTCGGTGATCAGCCCAATCAGCCAAGGGCCAGCTAATACCAGTACTGTAAAAACGGCCAGAATCTTAGGAATAAAGGTGAGCGTCATTTCGTTAATTTGCGTTGCGGCCTGGAAGAGACTGATGATTAGACCAGTGAACAGCGCCGCCAGCAGCATTGGACCAGCAAGGAGAAGCGTTACACGCATACCTTGGTAAGCAATGCTCATCACCATTTCAGGGGTCATAGTTGGAATCCTGTGTGCCGTATAAAATGACGCGGCTTGTCATATGTGAAAATGACTCAATGAAGCGCTATATCATATAAAAGCTTTCTGCCATCGAGCCGATAATAAGCTGCCATCCATCCACTAAAATGAATAGCATTAGCTTAAATGGTAACGAAATCGTAATGGGTGGAACCATCATCATACCGAGCGCCATGAGTGTACTGGCAACGACGAGGTCGATGATTAAAAACGGGATAAAAATAGTAAAGCCAATTTGGAAGGCAGTCTTAAGCTCACTCGTGACGTAAGCGGGTAATAACACACGCATGGGTAACTCTTCTGGGCCTTGCATCGGCCCGACATCCGCCAAGCGTACGAACAGGGCTAAGTCAGGCTCGCGAGTTTGGGCCAGCATAAACTCGCGAAAGGGTTCCTGGGCAAGTAGCAAAAACTCTTCAAAATTAATCGTTTCATTCGTCAGCGGTACCCAGGCGTTGTCGTATACCTGAGCCAATACTGGTGACATGATAAAAAAGGTTAAAAACAGCGCTACACCCAAGAGTACCTGATTGGGCGGCGTTGCCTGGGTACCCATTGCCGTGCGCAATAAACTGAGCACAATGATGATGCGCGTGAAGCTCGTCATCATTAGCAGCATAGAGGGTAAAAACGCTAGCGAGCTTAAAAAGAGCAGTGTCTGCAGAGAGAGAGACCACTGCTGGCCGCCGTCTTCTAGCGGTTGTGAAGTAATGCCAGGTATCTGTTGTGCATGCAGCGGGCCTGCTATGAAACAGGCAACAAGAAAAACCAGCCAAAGTGAAAGTGGCTTAGCGAGATTGTTCTTCAAAGCACAGCTCTTCAAAACACAGGGCCAAGAAAGGTGCATCCATTGCCTCATGGCGTCTGACGTGGATCGGTGGGCGAGGATGAGTCGCGGTGACGGCCGGCAGCTAGCGCTTTTGATAGGCGAAGCGAAAAGCGTGAGGCAGGCGGAGCCGGTGTGGTTGGCGTACGCTCTTCTGGGGCCGGGCGCTCGTGTAGTTTAGTGATGCGTCCGCCCCCGACACCAACGACTAACCAGGTATCTTCCACTTCAACAACCACAATACGCTCACGGTTACCTACGGAAGTGCTGCCCACAATCCGCAGGTGGGCGCCATTGCGTGTGGTATGGTTGCCCCAGCGCTTTAAAAGCGCTGTGCAGATAAGGATGATCGCAATAACGAGAGCTAAGGCTGCAGCTGTCTTACCTAGAACAGCCATGCCTATTAGTGCCTCGCCACCGTTCCCCAGTGCATCGAGTGAACCGTTCTGCGTTGAGGAAGCTGCAACGCTCATCGGTTCAATTTATGAATACGTTCAGAAGGCGTAATGATTTCAGTTATACGGATACCGTATTTATCTTCGATCACAACGACTTCGCCTTGAGCGATCAGGTAACCATTAATCAAGATATCCATTGGCTCGCCGGCGAGGCCTTCAAGCTCAATGACAGACCCTTGCGCTAACTCAAGCAACTGTTTAATGGTTAACTTTGTGCGGCCTAATTCCACGGTGAGTTTCACCGGGATATCCATAATCATCTCAAGCTCGCGTGCCTGAGAGGAGCCGCTGTCCGGGCTTAGCGGGCGGAATATATCGTCACTTGCTGACTTCGCTGCTGGCGTGGGTGAAGCGGCGGGTTCCTCTTCGCTCGCTTCAGCAGACTCTTGCTCTGCCATTGCTGTTGCCCAAGGATCTTCCTCTTCGCTCGCTTCAGCAGATTCTTGCTCTGCCATTGCAGCCGCCCAAGGATCATCCTCTTCGCTAGCAGCATCGGTGCTGGCTGTGGGCTCTTCTTGCTCGGACATGGCATCTGCCCAATCGTCGTCAGAGACGTTCTGATCAGGCTTATTGGGATCAGTCATGCTTTGGATTCCTTGGCTTTCTGTCGCGTAGACCCTTTAATGAAGTCCTTGGACGATGCGTTATTCATAGCGGCATGGTCAATCATATGGAGCACTCTCAGTGCATGCTGCTGGCGTTGGCTACCGTACTCACACTCCATGACGGGAACCCCGTCAACACTTGCTGTGATGGAGCTTGGAATATCTAACGGTAGCACGTCGCCTTTTTTCAATCCCATTACGTGGGCAATACGACTCGGTATTTGGGCAAATTCAGCGACCAACTCTACCTCTGACTGACGTAGCTCACTCGCCATTCGACGAGACCAACTGCCATCTTGGTCGTGGTTGCTATCATTGATTGGGTTGGCCAGCAAGTCACGCAACGGCTCGATCATTGCGTAAGGCATGCATATCTGAAAATTGCTCGAAAGGTTGCCGACTTCGATATTGAACTTGGTATTCACCACAATTTCATTGGGTGAATTGGTGATGTTGGCAAACTTTGATTGCACTTCTGAACGTAAAAAGCTGACATCCAGGGGATGAACGACTTTCCACGCCTCTTGGTAGGCATCTATGGCGAGATTAAGCAGGCGCTGGATAATACGTTGCTCAGTGTTCGTGAATTCTCGACCATCCGATTTGGTAACAAAGCGACCGTCACCCCCAAAGAGGTTATCCACTACCATAAAAACGAGGTTAGGTGGAAATACCACCAGCGCTGAGCCACGCAGCGGCTTCATGGATACGATGTTCAGGTTTGTTGGTACGGGAACATTACGCGAGAACTCGCTAAAGCTTTGATAACGCACCGACTCTACGGTAATGTCTGCACTGCGCCGTAATAGGTTGAACAGGCCAGTACGGAAATAGCGTGCAAAACGCTCATTGATGAAATCAAGCGCATGCAAACGCTCACGAATAACGCGATGCTGAGTTGACGGGTCATAAGGTCGAACGCGCGCTTCGTCTTGCGCTTTGGACGATGAAGCCGATGGCTCATCGTCTCCGCTAACGCCCTTCAGCAGGGCATCAATTTCTTCCTGGGACAGTAGATCGTCCTGTGACATGAACGGCTCCAGTTCCCGAGGTTATTGCACAATAAATTCGGTGAATAAAACTTCACGCAAATCAAGCGGTGGCTGATTTTCCGTCAGCGGGACGTTGAGTCGCTCAACAATTGCCTGTGCAAGCTGTTGCTTACCTTCCGGGGAAGTAAGTTCATCAGCCTGCTTGCCCGATAGCAGCATCAGCAGACGGCTACGCACTTGGGGCATATGCTCTTCTAGAATCGCTTTACTCTCCTCATTGCCCACACGCAGAGTCACGCCTGTATAGAGTAAGCGTGAGCCGTAGCTATCATCGGCAAGATTGACGGTAAAAGGTTCAATCCGCATGAAGATAGGCGGCTCGCGCTCCATAGCCTGCTGCATTTCAGCATCTTCTGAACCGCCATCACGCTGATCCATGACCATATAAATAGCCGCTGCAGCTCCCGCTGACGACAGCAAGACCAGGATGATCATTATCCAGAGCAGTTTTTTTGACCCGCTGGTTTTTTCAGCCATTTGCGATTCCTGTGAACTCCATGCATATCACTAGCAAAGTATTATGCCAAAAGCACATGCTGGTGATGAAATGAACAGGCTCGTTTGGCAAGCCTATCTTTTGGTTTAGCTATTTCATTAGCGTACTAATGTGTAGTACCAGAAAGGCCATACAAATTCTGGTGTCGCCACTTAAGCGTAAAGATCTACCCGCCCATCCAGTACCTGCGGATTACTTCCGGAGTTCTGGCGAGTCGCATCATCTAAACCAATCTCGCCGCTGTCGCTGCCGGTTTTAGTGCCGTTCTTGCTGCTTGACTGGGCAAAAGCTTGGTCATTGGGGTCGCGCTGTTCGCCAACAGATGTTTCACCCAGTGATATGCCTTGCTCCGCCAAGGCTTCCCTGAGCTGGGGGATGGCCTGCTCCAGCACTTGCCGCACCTGTGCATGGGCTGACAAAAAGTGAGCTTGAGCGCCTTGCTCGCTAAATTTTAGTGAGATAGAGAGCGGCCCCAGTTCTGCTGGATTCAACTGCATTTGGACATGCTGATCGCCGCCCCGCTGTGAAATCTGCACCAACTGTTGGCTTAGTTGTTGCGACCAGGCAGGACTCGTAAAAGGTGTTGCTAACGTGGCAGCTGTCGGGGTAGACGCAGGCGTATACGTTTGAGTGGATTGCGGCATTGCTAGCGAGTTACTGCCAGTATTTAAAGCAAAACCTGTTGGTAACTGTTCACCACTTTGGCTTCCTTTCGGTGTCCCATCGGCGGCCAGTAGAGCGCCCATGAGAGCTTCGCTACTGACGTTTGTGGCTGCGTTGATGGTGTTGTTAATATTTTGGGTGTTAAAAGTATCTGGCTGTGGCCTAGAGGGCATCTGAAGCTCCGCCACAGGCGAGCGTGTATCAGTTGAACGAGCTAAACCAGCGGACAATGTTTGAGCACCTTGCTGTTGTCCAACCAAGCCATTTAACGCGGAGACCAGCTGTGCAGCTTCCGTTTGACTAATATTTAACTGTTCAGCAATGGTTTTCAGCGCTGCTGGATCGAGAGGCTGCACAGACCCACCGCCCCCCATACTGAGAGACTGGATAATTGCTTTGAGCGCTGGTGTATCCACCAACTGCGCAGCCTCCGTTTGACTAACATTTAACTGATCAGCAATGGCTTCCAGTGCTGCTGCGTCGAAAGACG
This window encodes:
- the flgG gene encoding flagellar basal-body rod protein FlgG, which gives rise to MIKSLWTAKTGLESQQTKLDVISNNLANVSTNGFKRSRPVFEDLLYQNMRQPGAQNNIQDRLPSGMQVGTGVRAVATERLHTQGGLEQTENSRDLAINGEGFFQVLMPDGTTAYTRDGSFQLNENGQMVTANGYPVEPAIFLPPNALSVNVGEDGTVSVRQPGVAIDNEVGQISVSTFINPAGLQSIGGNLYLETGASGAPNENMPGMNGAGRLFQGYVETSNVNVVEEMVNMIQTQRAYEINSKAVSTSDEMLARLSQL
- the flgK gene encoding flagellar hook-associated protein FlgK → MSMFSIGLSGLNAAQNALNTSSNNISNIFTPGYNRELAQLGEGRVGGGVRVNDIERQFNTYVAEQLNSAKTQSSALNTYYGQVTQIDNLLADRAAGLAPLMQGFFSSLEDLAASPSDPAARQGVLGQANTLSSQFRSFDGYLQDMQGNINGQIKDEITQINNTTEQIAGLNKEIALARARSGEAPNSLLNQRDQLVSELNERMDLRLNIQDGKTYNISLPNGQPLVTGTDSFQLEAVQADYDPQRTVVGYRDGGGNVVQLDESTIKGGALGGLMTFRSETLDKTQNQIGQLSVSLAMAFNEQHKLGVDLNGDQGEEFFAVRAPQTYADNGNSLPAVTITSAEFDPDQIDALRATDYTVRFEAGEPVVTRKDNGQVVDFDQAAWNDDEELNFGGVSIQFSGVPQDGDSFEVQPVRRAANGMDVNIADVDKIAASSLVERGGDLEIGQLSAASGAFSANEDYELEVDENGTLTVTPATAISVNGEPFNPATDELEEGDRVTFDGLSFTLNTLPDAGDIATLSLSRSDANSGDNRNALALQNLQAESIVGGRATVTGAYASIVSDVGNRTNITEVNLDARQGLTDQLRAVQQSESGVNLDEEAANLIRYQQYYQANARVIDTAGTLMDTILNLRG
- a CDS encoding flagellar basal body L-ring protein FlgH, whose protein sequence is MLELHHMSRRIALAGLVLLMLVVAGCAQIPRASVVGEQEQISIVDRPPPIPNGSIYQARQGYQPLFEDRRPRAIGDILTIVLDEEVSASKNSQSNAGRSGSASLELAQLPDVLDTLAEYGFDVSGENDFTGSGGSQANNSFTGTITVSVLEVMNNGNLRVRGEKQIAINQGTEFIRFSGVVNPRTITAQNSVPSTQVADARIEYVGDGYINEAQHMGWLQRFFLNVSPF
- the flgJ gene encoding flagellar assembly peptidoglycan hydrolase FlgJ, yielding MSASDMTSQFALDMNGFQRLQHTARVDPEAGVNGAAQQFEALFIQMMMKSMRDATPSSGLMNSSATDTYQSMLDQQWSQVMASRGMGLADVLVEQLERQGAISKAQPNADQELQALIAGIPRGTPRTLDDSYTVNAGTVEASNAQGKGQFLAELEAIRQGVERGGVVENPSLTQREQHGGGHIGQFMQTLAAPAQAASATTGVPAELILAQAALETGWGRHEITTRNGNNSHNLFGIKAGSHWQGETTDIVTHEYINGRRTQVVDTFRVYDSFEHAFTDYASLIGNNPRYAGVVQAPTAEQAARELQRGGYATDPRYADKLVAVMNTMGPLNAAGSLLADSR
- the flgL gene encoding flagellar hook-associated protein FlgL; amino-acid sequence: MRISTVTMFEQSTASMNRQQSDLMRVSQQIASGRRVVNPSDDPQAASRAIGVDQAKAVTEQFSDSRVSARNSLSQTESIINSVSDAITSAKGLLIQASSDTLTNENRESIASELKGVYETLIGQANSTDGNGRYLFGGYKDSQPPFAKDGNGSVQYKGDSNVREQRVDATRLMPVADNGETIFKSVPSGAGYVVEAKQKSGDLNEGDVTFRGPQINNVNDANYGTDFRITFTSDSEFNVETFDGNDWVLADPADPTLTGVEYTGNQDGTAQQVSFGGVSVNLEGTPAADDSILVAQADGEQRKPDLFRTMEEAIRVLESPADNATKKAEMRNTLNTAMRDLDNSLDNVLTVRASAGARLNELDVIDAVGSNRMLNYDQTLSDLVDLDYAEAISEYSLRQIGMQAAQKAFVDIKGLSLFNYM
- the fliQ gene encoding flagellar biosynthesis protein FliQ, with product MTPEMVMSIAYQGMRVTLLLAGPMLLAALFTGLIISLFQAATQINEMTLTFIPKILAVFTVLVLAGPWLIGLITDFTHRLFTNIPSMVM
- a CDS encoding flagellar basal body P-ring protein FlgI produces the protein MSAWAVQLGAIVLMALFSLPTQAESVRELASFAGVRDNQLVGYGLVVGLDSTGDQTTQAPFTSQSLTNMLSQLGVTVPSGTNLQLRNVAAVMVTADLPPFSRPGQRLDIVVSSIANARSLRGGTLLMTPLKGADGDTYAIAQGNMLVGGAGAQAGGSSVQINQQASGRIPNGALVEREVPLNLGGNGGMLELQLNDSDFGTVQRMVTAINNEFGQSVAYARNGRVIALDGPNDENARVNFMARVENVQVTPTEAPARVVLNSRTGSVVMNSAVTLREAAVAHGSLSIMIDTQFGVSQPNPFGEGETVVVPDSDIDIEQQEAYLQIVEGAQLNEVVNALNALGATPQDLMSILEALKASGSLRAELEVI
- the fliR gene encoding flagellar biosynthetic protein FliR, producing MVEVTFAQLQGWLVAFLWPFARITAFMAASPLWGHSSVPNQAKVGLAALISIVIAPILPAMPDIAIMSWAGIGVMIEQILIGLAMGLVMHIMFAVVQAAGDFIGLQMGLAFASFFDTSSGTNIMVLSRILYMITLLMFLALNGHLMVLETLIMSFQTLPIGIGTFNPGAFELLARYAGTIFASGMLLALPLVGSLLTINLALGILNRSAPQLTVFNIGFPTSLIVGLILMMVLMTDINRFLQRLFTQGLSFMQGLIETMAPLN